The genomic window CGATGCCGTGGGCGGCGAGATAGTTCGACATCGAGGCGATTTCGTCGCCTGAGGTGCCCGCCGCGTTGCCGGAGACCAGGATCTCGCTGGCTTTTCCTGATCGCACCAGTTCTATCGCGACATCCAGTCGGCCACGTAGGTACGCCATGGGTGTGCCGTCCGGTGCGACCATTGCCCCTGGCACGATCACCACCGGAACCGTCGGCGCGGTGTCGGGACCGAATCGGTGCCCGGACGACAGCATCCACAGCCGGATATTGGCCCCGACCACGACCAGCGCCAGCCCGGTGACCACGGCAATACTCACGCCGAGCAGCCGACGCGGCCAGCGTCGCTGCCCCACCCTCGCGGGCGCTTGCACCCGATCGTCTGCCAAGGCAACTCCTCCAGTCGGTCTCGAATTCACCTGCCCGACTATCGGCGTCGCGGCACCCGTGTCGTCAGCCGCGACAATCGTAGGCGACCGGCTGAACCGATTCCGACGACACACTCCTCACCACGCCTGCGGGACTCCGACCAAACGCCACCGGTCACCACAGCTGCCGCACCGTCCAAGGACCATCGCGCCCACTCGCGAACCGTCAACTGCCTCGTAGTCGAAAACCTTTGTGCCACTGCCTCTTCGGGCGATTGACGCCGAGACCGGGTGATCGCGACTCCGGCCAGGCACATCAAACCACCACCACCGTCAGCAGGCTCGGCACTTCCCGAAGCGCGATCCACGACATCAGCATCACGAAAGCGAGTACCGCGTAAACCGTGACACCCATCCGGCCCGCGATAGTTCGGCCGAGCGCGTATGCCCATGGTGAATGCCAAAGCGGACGGGAAGATACCCAAATTCAGCATGCTCAATGTCGCGGACACCGGCGCGGCGGCCACCTCGAACCGTAAATCGCCGACGGCGCGAACTTCCGCGGCTTTGGACGCCGCGCTGGTGAACGAGTCAGGCGATGCGGGCGCTACTACCCAGGTTGCCGTCCAGCAGGGCCGCGCCGAGGGTAGTGACCTCGTGGCGCATGGCGTTGCGGTGCCGCCAACTGTCGACGAGCCCGGCCTCGCGCAGGATCGACGCGTGCTCGCTCGCCGTCGCGGGGGAAACCCCTAGTTGCCGAGCCAGTTCAGTGGTGCTGCAGCCTTCCGAGATCACCTGCAGGGCCGCCGCTCGGGTCCGGCCGAGCAAGGCCGTCAACGCCTCGTTGGTCTCGCGCGGTCCCCAGACGGCCGCGAAGTCGGCGATGTCGCGCAGCACCGGGACGATCACCGTCATCGGCGCGTCCTGGTCCACCACGGAATGCAGCGTGATCGGTTCGGGCCAGGCGAACAGGGACGGAATGATAACCAACCCGCGTCCGTCGAGATGCTCGTCGTGGCAGTTGGTCTGGCGGTGTACTTCGAGCACCGGCGCACGCCAGCGCACATAGGGGTGCAGTCCGGCAAACAGCCGTTCGACGCCTTCGGTGGCGATTGTGCGTGCCATCCGTTCGGCGGCCACTTCGAGATAGGACTGGATATGCGCCCAGCGACCGGCGAACGCCACCGAGTGGAACGACTCCGCGGCCGCCGCGACGGTGCGGCGCGCCGTGCCGTCCCGATCGGACAGTTCCGCCGTCCACGCGGGCAGCGGCCGCTGCCCTTTTCCGGCCCGGCGGCGAATCACGCACTCCACCTCGAGCCGCAACTCGTCGCGGGAAGCCAGATGCAACGCCTCGATACCCGCGGCCATGGTTCGGGCGCCGCGGGTGGCGGTGATCAGATCGAGGAACGAATCGTCGGCGGGAAGAATATCGGCGAGCACACCGAAGTCGGCGGGCATCGCGCGGCGTACCTGACTGCGCCAGCCCGCGAACCCGGCAGCGTTCCTGCGCTGCATGACCCGGGTGGCCAACATGGTTTCGCCGATGGCGCCGAGCGGTGCCCCGACGCGGATGCGCATCAAATCGTCAGGCGTGCAAAAGATCCGCTTCATGTACTGCCCCGCATCGTTCCGACTCGATACCGCGTCACGGTACCCGCGCTCACCGAGAACCTCGCCACCGCACAGCGCTGAGCGGATCCAGCCGCTCCAACATATCGTCGGCGTTCGGGCGGATCAGCGACTCCTGCGCTACCCACTCGACCCGCCGCGGCCACTTCCGGTGCAACCGCTGCCTGCCCCGCTTCCATTCCGCCACCACACTGTCGGCCATGCGTGCCACCGCGGTCACGACGCCGCCTTCGCCCGGCACCGCTATGTCCTTCACCATCGCTGAACTCCTCATCGTCACTGCTCAGCAGCCTAAGAAGGAGCGGGTCGCGGGCGCACCATGATTCGGTTCAGGCCGAAACACCAAGTCGCTACCGTTCTCGGCGGGTGGGGCGGGCCATAGTGGTCATATGGGCAATAAGACGACGGCCGCGGCCGCGTTCGAACCATTGGCGCGGGCAGCGCTCGGGTCCCATTCGCCGGTGCGGTTCGAATTCTGGGACGGCAGCGCGATCGAACCCGAAGGTGCCTGCGCAGGCACTATGCGGGTGCGGTCCAAGGACGCATTGCGCCATTTGGTCTGGGCGCCAGGCGAACTCGGACTCGGGCGCGCCTTCGTCTCCGGCGCGGTCGACCTCGACGGTGACATCTTCACGCTCCTTCGATCACTCCAGTCGACCGCCCCCCGCGATGCCAACTTGGGCCTCGATGCCGCATGGCAGGCCCTCGCTGCCGCCCGCCAACTCGGCGCGCTCGGCCGCCGACCGGCCCCACCGCCCGAGGAGGCCCGGCCCCGGCGCGGCCCGCTGCACACCAAACGCCGGGACGCGGCCGCGATCAGTCATCACTACGACGTGGGCAACGACTTCTACCGGCTGGTGCTCGGGCCGAGCATGACGTACTCGTGCGCGCGCTTCATCGCCGAAGACGACGACGGTTGTCACGGTGCGAACGGCAGCATTTCGCTGGACGACGCGCAGCGCGCCAAGCACGATCTGATCTGCCTCAAGCTCGGCTTGAAGCCGGGCATGCGGCTGCTGGATGTCGGCTGCGGCTGGGGCTCGATGGCGATGCACGCGGCCTCGACCTATGGCGTGCAGGTGGTCGGTGTGACGATCAGTAGCGCTCAGGTCGAACTCGCACGCAAGCGAATCGCCGACGCCGGCTTGTCGGGGCGGGTCGAGATCAGGCTTGCCGACTATCGGGACCTGCGCGGCGAAGAGTTCGACGCCATCTCATCGATCGGCATGTTCGAGCATGTCGGCACCAAGCGGGCCGCCGAGTACTTCGACACCCTGCGCGCGCTGCTGCGCCCCGAGGGCCGCCTGCTCAACCACGCGATCTCCTCGCCCGGCGGTTCGATCATGCGCAATCGCTCGTTCGTCGGCCGCTACGTCTTCCCGGACGGTGAGCTGGTCGATGTGGGTGAAGTCGTGCTGGCGATGGAGCGCGCCGGATTCGAGGTCCGCGACGTCGAGGCGCTGCGCGAGCATTACGCGCTGACCCTGCGCGCCTGGGTCGCTAACCTGGAAAACGCTTGGGATCAAGCGGTTTCGTTCGCCAGCGAAGGGCGTGCCCGAATCTGGCGGCTCTACATGGCCGCCTCGGCTCTGGGTTTCGAAGACGGCGGCCTCGGGCTACACCAAGTGCTCGGAGTGGTACCGGATGCGCAGGGACGCACCGGCATGCCGGGAACCCGGCGCGCCTGGGGGTGAGCGCCGGGGTCTCGCGAACTCAGGAGTGGGTGCGTACGGGTTCGCCGCGGTAGCGGGCCGGGTTGCCGTCGATCCGCAGGATCCGCCACGCCAGCTTCGCGGCCGGATTCAGCAAACCGATGTCCGCCGCGAGCATTCTGGCCTCACCGAAGAAGTCACGTCGCCGAGCCCGGGCTTCGGGGCTGCGCCAGAACAGTTCTCGGCGGATGCCGCGCGGGATGTCGAACTCCCGGAACAGCGAACGAGGCGGCTTCACGATCAAGTCGCAGGCGATGAACATGATGATGGGGTAAGCCAGTGACAGTGTGCCGCGCTGCACCCGACCCAGCTTGGGCACCCGGTGGCGCAGGTATTCGTGCGCGAAGGCGATGTGCCGCGCTTCCTCGGCGATGTGGATCCGCATCACGTCGCGCATGATCGGATGCACGTCCTCGCCCGCACGCAATACCTGCTTCTGCACGTGGTCGATGGGCTCCTC from Nocardia iowensis includes these protein-coding regions:
- a CDS encoding SanA/YdcF family protein; the encoded protein is MADDRVQAPARVGQRRWPRRLLGVSIAVVTGLALVVVGANIRLWMLSSGHRFGPDTAPTVPVVIVPGAMVAPDGTPMAYLRGRLDVAIELVRSGKASEILVSGNAAGTSGDEIASMSNYLAAHGIDAARVRSDGEGLSTRATCERANRLFGINRAIIVTQYQHVPRAVALCRAEGIDADGVTAYCDCRRTTLIRNNLREWLAAPKALTAILRH
- a CDS encoding ArsR/SmtB family transcription factor, yielding MKRIFCTPDDLMRIRVGAPLGAIGETMLATRVMQRRNAAGFAGWRSQVRRAMPADFGVLADILPADDSFLDLITATRGARTMAAGIEALHLASRDELRLEVECVIRRRAGKGQRPLPAWTAELSDRDGTARRTVAAAAESFHSVAFAGRWAHIQSYLEVAAERMARTIATEGVERLFAGLHPYVRWRAPVLEVHRQTNCHDEHLDGRGLVIIPSLFAWPEPITLHSVVDQDAPMTVIVPVLRDIADFAAVWGPRETNEALTALLGRTRAAALQVISEGCSTTELARQLGVSPATASEHASILREAGLVDSWRHRNAMRHEVTTLGAALLDGNLGSSARIA
- a CDS encoding SAM-dependent methyltransferase, producing MGNKTTAAAAFEPLARAALGSHSPVRFEFWDGSAIEPEGACAGTMRVRSKDALRHLVWAPGELGLGRAFVSGAVDLDGDIFTLLRSLQSTAPRDANLGLDAAWQALAAARQLGALGRRPAPPPEEARPRRGPLHTKRRDAAAISHHYDVGNDFYRLVLGPSMTYSCARFIAEDDDGCHGANGSISLDDAQRAKHDLICLKLGLKPGMRLLDVGCGWGSMAMHAASTYGVQVVGVTISSAQVELARKRIADAGLSGRVEIRLADYRDLRGEEFDAISSIGMFEHVGTKRAAEYFDTLRALLRPEGRLLNHAISSPGGSIMRNRSFVGRYVFPDGELVDVGEVVLAMERAGFEVRDVEALREHYALTLRAWVANLENAWDQAVSFASEGRARIWRLYMAASALGFEDGGLGLHQVLGVVPDAQGRTGMPGTRRAWG